Proteins encoded by one window of Sediminicoccus rosea:
- a CDS encoding DsbA family protein has protein sequence MRQTTKRRGLLALAALVPGTAMAQGLTPEQRAEVVQILRDSLRQDPSILRDALSSLELAEETERAAAQTRAIASRAEALFRDPNDAVKGNPQGRVTIVEFFDARCGYCKQLHPTMEQLIQRERDVRVVMKDLPILGPNSVLASRALIAAQRQNQYGALYDALMRLREEPTEPVLRREAERLRLDWARLRRDMEDPATTARIERNLELARALGIQGTPALVAGTTLIPGAVDLATLQRLTAAQRS, from the coding sequence ATGAGACAGACAACGAAGCGGCGCGGCCTGCTGGCGCTCGCAGCCCTGGTCCCGGGCACCGCCATGGCCCAGGGGCTCACCCCCGAGCAGCGGGCCGAGGTGGTGCAGATCCTGCGCGATTCGCTCCGCCAGGACCCCTCCATCCTGCGCGACGCCCTCTCCAGCCTGGAGCTCGCCGAGGAGACGGAGCGCGCCGCCGCGCAGACCCGCGCCATCGCGAGCCGCGCCGAGGCCCTTTTCCGGGACCCGAATGACGCGGTGAAGGGCAACCCGCAGGGCCGCGTCACGATCGTCGAGTTCTTCGACGCGCGCTGCGGCTACTGCAAGCAGCTGCACCCCACCATGGAGCAGCTGATCCAGCGCGAGCGCGACGTGCGCGTGGTGATGAAGGACCTGCCGATCCTCGGCCCCAATTCCGTCCTGGCTTCCCGCGCGCTCATCGCGGCGCAGCGGCAGAACCAGTATGGCGCCCTCTATGACGCGCTGATGCGCCTGCGCGAGGAACCGACCGAGCCCGTGCTGCGCCGCGAGGCCGAGCGCCTGCGCCTCGACTGGGCGCGCCTGCGCCGCGACATGGAAGACCCCGCCACCACGGCGCGCATCGAGCGCAACCTGGAACTGGCCCGCGCGCTGGGCATCCAGGGCACGCCCGCGCTGGTCGCCGGCACCACGCTCATCCCCGGCGCCGTGGACCTCGCCACCCTCCAGCGGCTGACGGCCGCCCAGCGGAGCTGA
- a CDS encoding gamma-glutamyltransferase has protein sequence MSNTARHMKRPIRMLALLLGGLTLAGCEATRNATNAMLGGSSVPAGTPGFVRGFLGGVAAEEPVAAAVARDILSAGGNAADAAVAAAFTMTVTLPSRVGLGGGGACILYDVRRNDPEALVFLPGPRAGIPPNADRPAAVPLMARGLFAVQARMPRGRPFEELIAPAEQLARFGAPMSRALYNDLIAVQAPLFADPQARAVFAGPDGRPVQVGDRFQNPPLGGTLTALRVAGVGDLHQGALARRIEEASAQIGAGTISVGEMRAALPEVVRPVFVNARSGDRIAFLPPPADGGLAAAAAFQALQANQRLEEAQARALAVAAAWRQRGGDPQALLAEEGLPGGLPGNLPASAGLMVYDRDGNAVSCAFTMNNLFGTGRIAPGMGFLMAAAPNIGRVQPPLLAAAVGWNPNLRAFRMAAAGSGQEGAAMAVAGPLAAQMLRDASAEAAVQIVPEPGRAQIGMCPRYLPGWPSLCTTLSDPRGTGVAMGATDR, from the coding sequence ATGAGCAACACCGCGCGGCACATGAAGCGACCGATCCGCATGCTGGCCCTGCTGCTGGGCGGCCTCACGCTGGCCGGCTGCGAGGCCACGCGCAACGCCACCAACGCGATGCTGGGCGGCTCATCCGTGCCGGCGGGCACGCCGGGCTTCGTCCGCGGCTTCCTGGGCGGCGTCGCGGCCGAGGAGCCGGTGGCGGCCGCCGTGGCGCGGGACATCCTCTCGGCCGGCGGCAATGCGGCGGATGCGGCGGTGGCGGCGGCCTTCACCATGACGGTGACGCTGCCCTCGCGCGTCGGCCTTGGCGGCGGCGGCGCCTGCATCCTTTACGACGTGCGCCGCAACGACCCCGAGGCGCTGGTCTTCCTGCCCGGCCCGCGCGCCGGCATCCCGCCCAATGCCGACCGCCCGGCCGCCGTGCCGCTGATGGCGCGCGGCCTCTTCGCCGTGCAGGCCCGCATGCCGCGCGGCCGCCCCTTCGAGGAACTGATCGCGCCCGCCGAGCAGCTGGCCCGCTTCGGCGCGCCCATGTCGCGCGCGCTCTACAATGACCTGATCGCGGTTCAGGCACCGCTCTTTGCCGACCCGCAGGCGCGCGCCGTCTTCGCCGGGCCGGATGGGCGGCCCGTCCAGGTGGGCGACCGCTTCCAGAACCCGCCGCTGGGCGGCACGCTGACGGCGCTGCGCGTGGCCGGCGTGGGTGACCTGCACCAGGGCGCACTGGCCCGCCGGATCGAGGAGGCGTCCGCGCAGATCGGCGCCGGCACGATCAGCGTGGGCGAGATGCGCGCGGCCCTGCCCGAAGTGGTGCGGCCGGTCTTCGTCAATGCCCGCTCGGGCGACCGGATCGCCTTCCTGCCGCCGCCGGCCGATGGCGGGCTGGCCGCCGCCGCCGCCTTCCAGGCGCTGCAGGCCAACCAGCGGCTGGAAGAGGCGCAGGCGCGTGCGCTGGCCGTGGCCGCCGCCTGGCGCCAGCGCGGGGGCGACCCACAGGCCCTGCTGGCCGAGGAAGGGCTGCCCGGCGGCCTGCCCGGCAACCTGCCGGCCAGCGCCGGCCTCATGGTCTATGACCGCGACGGCAATGCGGTGAGCTGCGCCTTCACCATGAACAACCTCTTCGGCACCGGGCGCATCGCGCCGGGCATGGGCTTCCTGATGGCGGCGGCGCCGAATATCGGCCGCGTGCAGCCGCCGCTGCTGGCCGCCGCCGTGGGCTGGAACCCGAATCTGCGCGCCTTCCGCATGGCGGCCGCGGGCTCGGGCCAGGAAGGGGCGGCGATGGCCGTGGCCGGGCCGCTCGCCGCGCAGATGCTGCGCGACGCCAGCGCCGAGGCGGCGGTGCAGATCGTGCCCGAGCCGGGCCGCGCGCAGATCGGCATGTGCCCGCGCTACCTGCCGGGCTGGCCCTCGCTCTGCACCACGCTCTCCGATCCGCGCGGGACGGGCGTGGCGATGGGCGCCACCGACAGGTGA
- a CDS encoding pyridoxal phosphate-dependent aminotransferase, whose protein sequence is MSLKVGRGAEAPPFLVMDVIAAANARAASLPAGAPGILRMEVGQPGTAAPAGAVAAAMAALQSGAPLGYTEAFGLPDLRERIARHYLEHYGLRVPAARIAVTVGASGAFPLAFLAAFDRGDRVAMAAPFYPPYANILTALGMDPVLLECGPETRFQPSLAMLEKLDPLPDGLVIASPCNPAGTMLAPEELAAIAAWCHAKGVRLISDEIYHGLSWGSVAESSAAAFSESAVIVNSFSKYWCMTGWRIGWLVLPQDLVRPVECLAQNMFISAPHVAQVAARAAMDCVEELEAKKAAYARSRSRLLEGLPQAGFDRIAAADGAFYLWCDVSHLTNDSVAFAARMLEGAGIAATPGVDFDRTRGARFLRFSYCGDEAAMAEAPARLSAWLGR, encoded by the coding sequence GTGAGCCTGAAGGTTGGCCGGGGGGCGGAAGCGCCGCCCTTCCTCGTGATGGATGTGATCGCGGCCGCCAATGCGCGCGCCGCGAGCCTGCCCGCCGGCGCGCCCGGCATCCTGCGCATGGAGGTGGGGCAGCCCGGCACCGCCGCACCGGCCGGCGCGGTGGCCGCCGCCATGGCCGCGCTGCAATCGGGCGCGCCGCTGGGCTATACCGAGGCCTTCGGGCTGCCGGACCTGCGCGAGCGGATCGCGCGCCACTACCTCGAGCATTACGGGCTGCGCGTACCGGCCGCGCGCATCGCGGTCACGGTGGGGGCGTCCGGCGCCTTTCCGCTGGCCTTCCTGGCGGCGTTCGACCGCGGCGACCGGGTGGCGATGGCCGCCCCCTTCTATCCGCCCTATGCGAATATCCTGACGGCGCTCGGCATGGATCCGGTGCTGCTGGAATGCGGGCCGGAGACGCGCTTCCAGCCGAGCCTGGCCATGCTGGAAAAGCTGGACCCGCTGCCGGATGGCCTCGTGATCGCGAGCCCGTGCAACCCGGCGGGGACGATGCTGGCGCCGGAGGAACTCGCGGCGATCGCGGCCTGGTGCCATGCGAAGGGCGTCAGGCTGATCTCCGATGAGATCTATCACGGCCTTTCCTGGGGCAGCGTGGCCGAGAGCAGTGCGGCGGCGTTTTCCGAGAGTGCGGTCATCGTCAACAGCTTCAGCAAATACTGGTGCATGACGGGCTGGCGCATCGGCTGGCTGGTGCTGCCGCAGGATCTGGTGCGGCCGGTGGAATGCCTGGCGCAGAACATGTTCATCTCGGCGCCGCATGTGGCGCAGGTGGCGGCGCGGGCGGCGATGGATTGCGTGGAGGAACTCGAGGCGAAGAAGGCCGCCTATGCGCGCAGCCGTTCGCGCCTGCTGGAGGGGCTGCCGCAAGCGGGGTTTGACCGGATCGCGGCGGCGGATGGCGCATTCTATCTCTGGTGCGACGTCTCGCACCTGACCAATGACAGCGTGGCGTTTGCGGCACGGATGCTCGAGGGCGCCGGCATCGCGGCCACGCCCGGCGTGGATTTCGACCGCACGCGCGGCGCGCGGTTTTTGCGGTTCAGCTATTGCGGCGACGAAGCCGCGATGGCGGAGGCTCCAGCGCGCCTGTCGGCTTGGTTGGGGCGCTAA
- a CDS encoding branched-chain amino acid aminotransferase: MTDIPFTPTRSPRPKPDDASLAFGKVLTDHMFMMNYEEGRGWHDPRVVPYAPLSMDPATSVLHYGQAVFDGLKAFRGEDGQIRLFRAERHAQRLNKSCRALCIPEMDPGLIRESFEAVVAADHDWVPRAPGTSLYIRPTVVATDVMLGVHPSHSYIYFVICSPVGAYYREGVKPIRILASDNHVRAVQGGLGEAKTAANYAASLSAQKEAAEAGYTQVLWLDGVERKYIDEVGTMNIMMQIGDEVITPPLAGTILDGVTRNSALALMRDWGLRVSERKISIDEVMQAGRDGTLREVWGTGTAAVVSPVGELGYKGDVIRIGNGHTGLLTQRLYDAIMGIQYGRAPDPHGWMSVVKRPGAGNA; this comes from the coding sequence ATGACCGACATCCCCTTCACCCCGACCCGCTCGCCCCGCCCGAAGCCGGATGATGCCTCGCTCGCCTTCGGCAAGGTCCTGACCGACCACATGTTCATGATGAATTACGAGGAAGGGCGCGGCTGGCATGACCCGCGCGTGGTGCCCTATGCGCCGCTCTCGATGGACCCCGCCACCTCAGTGCTGCATTACGGCCAGGCGGTGTTCGACGGGCTGAAGGCGTTCCGCGGCGAGGATGGCCAGATCCGCCTGTTCCGCGCCGAGCGGCATGCGCAGCGCCTCAACAAATCCTGCCGTGCCCTCTGCATCCCCGAGATGGATCCCGGGCTGATCCGCGAATCCTTCGAGGCCGTGGTCGCCGCCGACCATGACTGGGTGCCGCGCGCGCCCGGCACCTCGCTCTACATCCGGCCCACCGTGGTCGCCACGGACGTGATGCTCGGCGTGCATCCGTCCCACAGCTACATCTATTTCGTGATCTGCTCGCCGGTCGGCGCCTATTACAGGGAGGGCGTGAAGCCGATCCGTATCCTCGCCAGCGACAACCATGTGCGCGCGGTGCAAGGCGGGCTTGGCGAGGCGAAGACGGCCGCGAACTACGCCGCCTCGCTCTCCGCGCAGAAGGAGGCGGCCGAGGCCGGCTACACCCAGGTGCTCTGGCTCGATGGCGTGGAGCGCAAATACATCGACGAGGTCGGCACCATGAACATCATGATGCAGATCGGCGACGAGGTGATCACGCCGCCGCTGGCCGGCACCATCCTCGACGGTGTCACGCGGAACTCGGCGCTGGCGCTGATGCGCGACTGGGGACTGCGCGTCTCCGAACGCAAGATCAGCATCGACGAGGTCATGCAGGCCGGCCGCGACGGCACGCTGCGCGAAGTCTGGGGCACGGGCACCGCCGCCGTGGTCTCGCCCGTGGGCGAGCTCGGCTACAAGGGCGACGTCATCCGCATCGGCAATGGCCACACCGGCCTGCTGACGCAGCGCCTCTACGACGCCATCATGGGCATCCAGTACGGCCGCGCCCCCGATCCGCATGGCTGGATGAGCGTGGTGAAGCGGCCCGGCGCCGGGAACGCCTGA